From the Desulfarculaceae bacterium genome, one window contains:
- a CDS encoding PAS domain S-box protein — MPLARSILLLGLPPKLQQEISDLLRGQDSPPRFSHAHDQAELAGALDDPPELIIAYNDGPCGAREVLNLLERRMLIRPVVVLDPRPSQEVMTELLRLGAADYLGINQLDLLEAVAVKALNRMASRQHMVANSEGRYRTLVETMKDGLMSVDTNGVITFANPALAELLGYSEAELVGGSLFSLVEKDGAEFLKGELAKRRQGSSSSYELEVTTKDGRRIPIFVSASPLLREDGECLGSMAIYTDLSELRRAEAEVSKAATEWRQCFDSLEDLLVVIDKDFKVQRCNKAMRDYLGLNYSEIVGQSCYQLMHGAYAPPEDCLQNGVLQDGKMCSGDFQDPNSGRLFAVTLTPVTDDRGEVQGTVHLFKDVTEHRKREQERNELTMALNRGLEATTLALTNMVDSRDPYTSGHSQRVAELAVQVGGEMGLSDDDLTGLKYCGLLHDIGKGAIPLDILNRPGRLTDHEMGIIREHPATAFRILENISFPWPVARVVYEHHERIDGSGYPQGLKGEEIHPWARLLAVCDVVEAMTSHRPYRPAHSIHEACAVLEQGSGTHFDPEVVEAALSILGLEDRRVTVVDDDPGVLNVYCSFLKREAYDIVSFNDPVEAIEKFAQSPTPILVTDLKMPGKGGLEVLQDVKRMSPDTEVIVITGHGDKESVVAAMRMGASDFLEKPVQMAELQQAVKRARERYNKET; from the coding sequence ATGCCCCTGGCCCGCTCCATATTGCTCCTAGGGCTGCCGCCCAAGTTGCAGCAAGAAATCTCGGATTTGTTGCGGGGCCAGGATAGCCCCCCCCGTTTCAGCCACGCCCACGACCAGGCCGAGTTGGCCGGCGCCCTCGATGACCCCCCTGAACTGATCATCGCCTATAACGACGGCCCCTGCGGAGCGCGCGAGGTTTTGAATCTGCTCGAGCGGCGTATGCTGATCCGTCCCGTGGTGGTGCTGGACCCCCGGCCCAGCCAGGAGGTCATGACCGAGCTGCTGCGCCTGGGCGCGGCCGACTATCTGGGCATCAACCAGCTCGACCTCTTGGAGGCGGTGGCGGTCAAGGCCCTTAACCGCATGGCCTCCCGCCAGCACATGGTCGCCAACAGCGAAGGGCGCTACCGCACCCTGGTGGAGACCATGAAGGACGGCCTGATGTCGGTGGACACCAACGGGGTGATCACCTTCGCCAACCCGGCCCTGGCCGAGCTATTGGGCTACAGCGAGGCGGAGCTGGTGGGCGGCTCCTTGTTCTCCCTGGTCGAAAAAGACGGCGCCGAGTTCCTCAAGGGAGAGCTGGCCAAGCGGCGCCAGGGCAGCTCCTCGTCCTATGAGCTGGAGGTGACCACCAAGGACGGCCGCCGGATACCCATCTTCGTGTCCGCCTCTCCCCTGTTGCGGGAAGACGGCGAATGCCTGGGCTCCATGGCCATCTACACCGACCTGAGCGAGCTGCGCCGGGCCGAGGCCGAGGTTAGCAAGGCGGCCACCGAATGGCGCCAATGCTTCGACTCCCTGGAAGACCTGCTGGTGGTCATCGACAAGGACTTCAAAGTCCAACGCTGCAACAAGGCCATGCGCGATTACCTGGGCCTGAACTACAGCGAAATCGTGGGCCAGTCTTGCTACCAACTGATGCACGGCGCCTACGCACCGCCGGAGGATTGCCTGCAAAATGGCGTCCTCCAGGACGGCAAAATGTGCTCGGGCGATTTCCAAGACCCCAATTCGGGCCGCCTTTTCGCCGTTACCCTGACTCCGGTCACCGACGACCGGGGAGAGGTCCAGGGCACGGTGCACCTGTTCAAGGACGTTACCGAGCACCGCAAGCGCGAGCAGGAGCGCAACGAGCTGACCATGGCCCTCAACCGGGGGCTGGAGGCCACCACCCTGGCCCTGACCAACATGGTGGACAGCCGCGACCCCTACACCTCCGGCCACAGCCAGCGGGTGGCCGAGCTGGCGGTGCAGGTGGGCGGCGAGATGGGCCTGTCCGATGACGACCTGACCGGCCTGAAGTATTGCGGCCTGCTACACGACATCGGCAAGGGAGCCATCCCCCTGGACATCCTCAACCGGCCCGGCCGCTTGACCGATCACGAGATGGGCATCATCCGCGAGCACCCGGCCACGGCCTTCCGCATCCTGGAGAACATCTCCTTCCCCTGGCCGGTGGCCCGCGTGGTCTACGAGCACCACGAGCGCATCGACGGCTCGGGCTATCCCCAGGGGCTCAAGGGCGAGGAGATCCACCCCTGGGCCCGGCTGCTGGCGGTGTGCGACGTGGTGGAGGCCATGACCAGCCACCGTCCCTATCGTCCGGCCCACAGCATACACGAAGCCTGCGCGGTGCTGGAACAAGGCTCGGGCACCCATTTCGATCCCGAGGTGGTCGAGGCGGCCCTGTCCATCCTGGGCCTGGAGGACCGCCGGGTCACGGTGGTGGACGACGACCCCGGGGTACTGAATGTGTATTGCAGCTTCCTGAAGCGGGAAGCCTACGACATCGTCAGTTTCAACGACCCGGTGGAGGCCATAGAGAAGTTCGCCCAGTCGCCCACCCCCATCCTGGTCACCGACCTGAAGATGCCGGGCAAGGGCGGGCTGGAGGTCTTGCAGGACGTCAAGCGAATGAGCCCGGACACCGAGGTGATCGTGATCACCGGGCACGGCGACAAGGAGTCGGTGGTGGCGGCCATGCGCATGGGCGCCTCGGATTTCCTGGAAAAGCCGGTGCAAATGGCGGAGCTGCAACAGGCGGTCAAGCGGGCCCGCGAGCGCTACAACAAAGAGACCTGA
- a CDS encoding sigma-54 dependent transcriptional regulator produces the protein MSKQPLILVVDDEAAHRLMLTAHLEEAGYRVAEAADGGAAVATVEAEPVDLVLMDLVMPRVTGMEALGRIKGAHPELPVMMMTAYGSIDSAVQALKIGAEDYLTKPLDVDEVLIKIERQLKAARLAAQVASQAERLNERFDFSALVGESPPMRRLKETMALVAPSQATVLITGESGTGKEVVAQILHQNSARAQGPLIKVNCAALPENLLESELFGHEKGSFTGATSRREGRMAAADGGTLFLDEIGEMTPALQAKLLRALQEGEYSPVGSDKTFHADVRVIAATNRDLAAAVSEGAFREDLYYRLNVVNLAMPPLRGRGEDVLLLAELFLRRFAAENQREIKGFSPAARTRLMSYAWPGNVRELINGVERAVILSQGQLIEPGDLLLGDRVPESEAGDSLHAGMTIRDAERMLIEKTLAATEGNRTRAAEMLGITRKTLQNKIKEYGLPPA, from the coding sequence ATGAGCAAGCAACCCCTGATCCTGGTAGTGGACGACGAGGCGGCCCATCGCTTGATGCTCACCGCCCACCTGGAAGAGGCGGGCTACCGCGTGGCCGAGGCTGCCGACGGCGGCGCGGCGGTGGCCACGGTGGAGGCCGAGCCGGTGGACCTGGTGCTCATGGACCTGGTGATGCCCCGGGTGACCGGCATGGAGGCCCTGGGGCGCATCAAGGGGGCCCACCCCGAGCTGCCGGTGATGATGATGACCGCCTACGGCTCCATCGACAGCGCGGTGCAGGCCCTCAAGATCGGGGCCGAGGACTATCTGACCAAGCCCCTGGACGTGGACGAGGTGCTCATAAAGATCGAGCGCCAGCTCAAGGCCGCCCGCCTGGCCGCCCAGGTGGCTTCCCAAGCCGAGCGCCTGAACGAGCGCTTCGACTTCTCGGCCCTGGTGGGCGAAAGCCCGCCCATGCGCCGCCTCAAGGAGACCATGGCCCTGGTGGCCCCCAGCCAGGCCACGGTGCTCATCACCGGCGAGAGCGGCACGGGCAAGGAGGTGGTGGCTCAGATACTGCACCAGAACTCAGCCCGGGCCCAGGGGCCCCTGATCAAGGTGAACTGCGCGGCCCTGCCGGAGAACCTTCTGGAGAGCGAGCTGTTCGGCCACGAGAAAGGCTCCTTCACCGGGGCCACCAGCCGCCGCGAGGGGCGCATGGCCGCCGCCGACGGGGGCACCCTGTTTTTGGACGAGATCGGCGAGATGACCCCGGCCCTCCAGGCCAAGCTGCTCAGGGCCTTGCAAGAAGGCGAGTACTCCCCGGTGGGCAGCGACAAGACCTTCCACGCCGACGTGCGGGTGATCGCGGCCACCAACCGCGACCTGGCCGCCGCGGTGAGCGAAGGCGCCTTCCGCGAGGATCTCTACTACCGCCTCAACGTGGTCAACCTGGCCATGCCCCCCCTGCGCGGCCGGGGCGAGGACGTGCTGCTGTTGGCCGAGCTGTTTCTCCGGCGTTTCGCGGCCGAGAACCAGCGGGAGATAAAGGGCTTCAGCCCCGCGGCCCGCACCCGGCTCATGTCCTACGCCTGGCCGGGCAACGTGCGCGAGCTTATCAACGGAGTGGAGCGGGCGGTGATTTTGTCGCAAGGGCAGCTCATAGAGCCGGGCGATCTGCTCCTGGGCGACCGGGTTCCCGAATCCGAGGCCGGGGACAGCCTGCACGCGGGCATGACCATCCGCGACGCCGAGCGCATGTTAATCGAAAAGACCCTGGCCGCCACCGAGGGCAACCGCACCCGGGCGGCGGAGATGCTGGGCATCACCCGCAAGACCTTGCAGAACAAAATTAAGGAGTACGGCCTGCCCCCCGCCTGA